The following are from one region of the Sorghum bicolor cultivar BTx623 chromosome 2, Sorghum_bicolor_NCBIv3, whole genome shotgun sequence genome:
- the LOC8063871 gene encoding kinesin-like protein KIN-4A: protein MTMEHGEDCCVKVAVHVRPLIGDEKLQGCKDCVAVVPGKPQVQIGSHSFTFDHVYGSTGTPSAAMFDECVAPLVDGLFQGYNATVLAYGQTGSGKTYTMGTACKEGSHIGIIPRAMAALFDKIENLKSQVEFQLRVSFIEILKEEVRDLLDPTAATVGKVENGNGHAKLSVPGKPPVQIREASNGVITLAGSTEVHVSTQKEMTACLEQGSLSRATGSTNMNNQSSRSHAIFTITLEQMRKTDPIMTADGMPIEEMNEDYLCAKLHLVDLAGSERAKRTGSDGLRFKEGVHINRGLLALGNVISALGDEKKRKEGAHVPYRDSKLTRLLQDSLGGNSKTVMIACISPADINAEETLNTLKYANRARNIQNKPIVNRNPIADEMKRMRQQIEYLQAELVSARGGIASDDVQGLRERISWLEQTNEDLCRELYDIRSRSQNDPCEPEIQRTLNGFTKSEGLKRSLQSTDPFDVPMTDSVRGNPKDIEDEVAKEWEHTMLQDSMGKELNELNRQLEQKESEMKMYGCDTVALKQHFGKKLMELEEEKRAVQQERDRLLAEVESLNADGQTHKLRDAQLQKLKSLESQILDLKKKQENQVQLLKEKQKSDEAAKKLQEEIHFIKAQKVQLQHKIKQEAEQFRQWKATREKELLQLRKEGRRNEYERHKLQALNQRQKLVLQRKTEEAAMATKRLKEILEARKSSARDSSAGTNGTSPGSNMSERSLQKWFDQELEVMVHVHEVRNEYEKQSQLRAALGEELAILKQEDIRAGGSSPQRGKNGNTRTNTLSPNARQARIASLESMVTISSNTLVAMASQLSEAEERERAFSGRSRWNQLRSMGEAKSLLQYIFNVAADARCQVREKEVEIKEMKEQMTELVGILRHSESRRREIEKQLKQREQTAPMATTSPKSGNGTAKHSADDPNAPLSPVAVPAQKQLKYSAGIVNSPSKGVAAIKKEQFKMVPIAQLSVGRKVSIAGQSGKLWRWKRSHHQWLLQFKWKWQKPWKLSEMIRNSDETITRIRPRPQLLPHKPHK, encoded by the exons ATGACCATGGAGCATGGCGAGGATTGCTGCGTCAAGGTGGCGGTCCACGTGCGCCCGCTCATCGGCGACGAGAAGCTGCAGGGCTGTAAGGACTGCGTCGCCGTCGTGCCGGGCAAACCACAG GTCCAGATCGGCAGCCACTCCTTCACCTTCGACCATGTTTACGGCAGCACAGGCACGCCGTCGGCGGCCATGTTCGACGAGTGCGTGGCGCCGCTGGTCGACGGCCTCTTCCAGGGGTACAACGCTACCGTGCTCGCGTATGGCCAG ACCGGATCAGGGAAGACGTATACCATGGGGACTGCCTGCAAGGAGGGATCGCATATCGGGATCATCCCACGAGCCATGGCTGCGCTGTTTGACAAGATTGAGAACCTGAAAAGCCAAGTGGAGTTCCAGTTACGCGTATCGTTCATCGAG ATTCTAAAAGAAGAGGTGAGGGATCTGCTTGACCCTACTGCTGCTACTGTGGGCAAAGTTGAGAATGGCAATGGGCACGCAAAACTGTCTGTGCCAGGGAAACCCCCTGTGCAGATCCGAGAGGCGTCAAATGGAGTCATAACGCTAGCTGGATCGACTGAAGTGCATGTCAGCACTCAGAAGGAAATGACTGCATGCCTTGAACAAGGTTCCCTGAGTCGTGCAACTGGAAGTACCAACATGAACAACCAGTCAAG TCGTTCCCATGCCATCTTCACAATCACATTGGAGCAGATGCGCAAAACAGATCCCATCATGACTGCAGATGGAATGCCTATTGAAGAGATGAATGAAGACTATCTCTGTGCCAAACTGCATTTAGTAGATCTTGCTGGATCAGAACGGGCTAAGAGAACGGGCTCAGATGGCCTGCGCTTCAAGGAAG GTGTTCACATCAACCGAGGACTTCTCGCTCTCGGCAATGTCATAAGTGCTCTTGGAGATGAGAAAAAACGGAAAGAAGGCGCTCATGTTCCTTATCGGGACAGCAAACTCACTCGTCTTTTGCAG GACTCCCTAGGTGGAAATAGCAAGACTGTCATGATAG CTTGCATAAGTCCAGCAGATATTAATGCTGAAGAGACATTAAACACTTTGAAGTATGCTAACCGGGCACGTAATATCCAAAATAAACCAATT GTTAATAGAAATCCTATTGCTGATGAGATGAAAAGAATGCGCCAGCAGATTGAATATTTGCAGGCAGAGCTTGTTTCGGCTCGAGGAGGAATCGCATCAGATGATGTTCAG GGTCTCAGAGAGAGGATTTCATGGCTTGAACAAACAAATGAAGACCTTTGCAGGGAACTATATGATATTCGCAGTCGGTCTCAAAATGATCCATGTGAACCTGAAATACAA AGAACTTTAAATGGCTTTACGAAAAGCGAAGGGCTCAAAAGAAGCTTGCAAAGCACAGATCCATTTGATGTCCCGATGACTGACTCAGTAAGAG GCAACCCTAAGGATATTGAAGATGAAGTAGCTAAAGAATGGGAACACACAATGCTGCAGGATAGCATGGGCAAGGAGTTGAATGAATTAAATCGACAACTTGAGCAAAAGGAG TCTGAGATGAAAATGTACGGATGTGATACTGTTGCACTTAAGCAGCACTTCGGAAAGAAACTTATGGAGCTTGAAGAAGAGAAAAGGGCAGTACAG CAAGAGAGGGATAGATTGTTGGCTGAAGTTGAAAGCCTAAATGCTGATGGCCAAACACATAAACTCAGAGATGCGCAACTGCAGAAACTAAAATCCCTTGAATCCCAG ATTCTAGACCTAAAGAAAAAGCAGGAGAACCAAGTTCAGCTTTTGaaggaaaaacaaaagagtGATGAAGCTGCTAAGAAACTGCAAGAAGAAATTCattttataaaagcacaaaag GTTCAACTACAACACAAAATTAAACAGGAAGCGGAACAGTTCAGGCAATGGAAAGCTACCCGTGAGAAGGAACTTCTTCAG TTACGCAAAGAGGGCCGGAGAAATGAATATGAACGCCACAAGCTTCAAGCACTTAATCAGCGGCAGAAATTG GTTTTGCAAAGGAAGACTGAAGAGGCTGCTATGGCTACCAAAAGGCTAAAAGAGATACTAGAAGCTAGGAAATCTTCCGCCCGTGACAGTTCTG CTGGCACCAATGGTACATCTCCAGGCTCTAAC ATGAGTGAGAGATCGCTGCAAAAATGGTTTGATCAAGAGCTTGAAGTTATGGTGCATGTGCACGAAGTCCGAAACGAATACGAAAAACAAAGCCAACT GCGCGCTGCACTTGGTGAGGAGCTTGCCATTTTGAAACAAGAAGATATACGAGCTGGTGGATCCAGCCCCCAAAGAGGGAAGAACGGAAACACTAG GACAAatacattgtcaccaaatgcaAGACAAGCTAGGATAGCATCACTTGAGAGCATGGTGACAATCTCTTCAAATACTCTTGTTGCAATGGCTTCTCAACTCTCAGAAGCTGAAGAAAGAGAGCGTGCCTTCTCTGGTCGTAGTCGTTGGAATCAATTGCGGTCAATGGGGGAGGCAAAGAGCTTACTGCAGTATATCTTTAATGTCGCTGCTGATGCAAG atgCCAAGTAAGGGAGAAGGAAGTGGAGATCAAGGAAATGAAGGAACAAATGACAGAACTTGTGGGCATTCTTCGACACAGTGAATCGCGCAGAAGAGAAATCGAAAAGCAGCTCAAGCAAAGAGAACAGACAGCTCCAATGGCCACTACATCTCCG AAAAGTGGAAATGGCACGGCGAAGCACTCTGCTGATGACCCCAACGCACCACTGTCCCCTGTCGCCGTTCCTGCACAGAAGCAGCTCAAGTATTCTGCTGGAATTGTGAATAGCCCCAGCAAAGGGGTTGCTGCGATAAAAAAAGAGCAATTTAAG ATGGTTCCTATTGCACAGTTGTCTGTGGGGAGGAAAGTTTCAATAGCAGGGCAATCAGGAAAGCTCTGGAGGTGGAAAAGGAGCCATCACCAGTGGCTGCTGCAGTTCAAGTGGAAGTGGCAGAAGCCATGGAAGCTGTCTGAGATGATCCGAAACAGTGATGAAACAATCACGAGGATTAGGCCCAGACCTCAACTTCTTCCACATAAACCTCATAAGTGA